In Eupeodes corollae chromosome 3, idEupCoro1.1, whole genome shotgun sequence, a single genomic region encodes these proteins:
- the LOC129948840 gene encoding diptericin-D-like: protein MNKRIIISFLFCMSLVVIDSQKTADQKEVADRFRKMSEDFRREMASQKPPKIDFSGSSIRGSNRQGFDVLGRAEVPVWQSRDGRSSLHGNTQYSQHLGGFGGNSKPNYQFGTTFRYRF from the exons atgaACAAACGCATTatcatttcttttcttttctgtaTGAGTTTAGTTGTTATCGATTCACAGAAAACCGCTGATCAAAAAGAAGTCGCAGATCGTTTTAGAAAAATGAGTGAAGACTTTAGAAGGGAGATG GCTTCTCAAAAACCACCAAAGATCGATTTTTCGGGTAGTTCTATTAGAGGTTCAAACCGTCAGGGCTTTGATGTCCTTGGACGAGCTGAAGTTCCAGTTTGGCAAAGTCGTGATGGACGGTCGTCTTTACATGGAAATACACAGTATTCGCAACATCTTGGAGGTTTCGGAGGGAACAGTAAGCCAAATTATCAATTTGGAACCACTTTTAGGTatagattttaa
- the LOC129948839 gene encoding transcription factor mef2A, protein MAATDGQIILAASRFGDTIPVYLRDFSKQQLPAVAKIVKGQHQNLGVPTLSNPSLQSTALFLSAGKKYQILAQPIKIKEGRKPTNVGAKVLIPETYPGFFELLSEDGRSTRCIDSVLELSKRRNLRVLVRETFRCTQMNKTIHAGELLTTMNEHGKYLQCRTIKDEIVNLPLETKAKFSPIAKEDSISGVHSVKNLLLKRMPVIVRLVHGSAPKGLKQPFVPELRLLGCVEIDRVFALPLQKDTDLVPVPLNAKIKLQRSKNMEQLEHFIEYSRFLDKAQRLLSDARDRLQIVDMKLSEKEKKDSKFSSRNKLPTVLTASSAGVLENGYVLRKSASLDSYNKQQLQSNSQIADEYNEIDHIYDYVRGLTPLSKGLTRFEPICESPTLKSQATTDSGNYCSLIRVSSTSNSHNNNISSNNNNNNNYSSLESNKHNSSHHSSSNHHHNHNHNNNNHHHHHHSTSASHQQHNHNSNHSSNSNSNNNHNHNQSQQIHPQLQSSQPQIIHLQAHYNHSHIQEDIKPVPPPIETIPGKKLPEKRQRPTLPKLYVKNNSSSSSHHSKVLSNSPNLVNGNSPISAAINGNKDCGLEPQSPLFHIRYKSLSSLQLTPDSNSTTPISTTPKGNQQQQQHLQTTAQLPMPLQQDVIKSSSNNNIHNINNNNNANANNNNNNNNNQLLSKSASSTGGAREGTLDSSRSGGRTSGDSKLPEKKTRRLSRPRSLSNLVWDLRPSKEKSKKKLYIHHFDHRQQATLYL, encoded by the exons ATGGCCGCTACAGATGGCCAAATAATATTGGCAGCATCCCGTTTCGGGGATACAATACCAGTTTACCTGCGCGACTTTTCCAAACAACAACTACCAGCTGTCGCTAAGATCGTTAAGGGGCAACATCAAAACCTTGGCGTTCCGACATTATCGAATCCCTCATTGCAAAGTACCGCGTTGTTTTTGAGCGCCGGCAAGAAGTATCAAATTTTGGCACAACCCATTAAAATCAAGGAAGGCCGAAAGCCAACAAATGTCGGTGCTAAGGTCCTAATACCTGAAACCTATCCGGGCTTCTTTGAGTTGCTTAGTGAAGATGGTCGATCGACGCGTTGCATTGATTCTGTGTTGGAGCTGTCAAAGCGAAGGAATTTAAGGGTGTTGGTTCGTGAGACGTTTCGTTGTACCCAAATGAATAAGACCATTCATGCTGGCGAACTGCTGACCACTATGAACGAGCACGGCAAATATCTGCAGTGTCGAACTATCAAGGACGAAATCGTCAATCTACCACTCGAAACCAAAGCTAAGTTTTCACCCATCGCCAAGGAGGATAGCATCAGTGGTGTGCATTCGGTGAAAAATCTTCTACTCAAACGTATGCCAGTTATTGTTAG atTAGTCCATGGAAGTGCCCCAAAAGGCCTGAAACAACCCTTCGTCCCTGAGCTCCGCCTGCTTGGATGTGTGGAAATCGATCGAGTCTTCGCGCTGCCCCTGCAAAAGGACACCGACTTAGTGCCAGTACCGCTGAATGCTAAAATCAAGCTTCAGCGTTCCAAGAACATGGAGCAGCTTGAACACTTCATTGAATACTCCCGATTCCTGGACAAGGCACAGCGGCTACTTTCCGATGCTCGTGATCGTCTACAAATCGTCGACATGAAGCTCTCCGAGAAGGAGAAGAAAGACTCGAAGTTCAGCAGCAGAAACAAACTGCCCACGGTCTTGACAGCATCCTCGGCGGGAGTCCTCGAAAACGGCTATGTGCTGCGGAAGAGTGCCAGCCTTGATTCATATAACAAGCAGCAGCTCCAATCGAACTCCCAGATCGCTGACGAATACAACGAGATTGATCACATCTACGACTACGTCCGAGGGCTCACCCCTCTGTCCAAGGGTCTGACAAGATTCGAACCGATCTGCGAATCACCAACGCTTAAATCTCAGGCAACTACTGACAGTGGCAACTACTGTAGTCTGATACGCGTCAGCAGCACAAGCAACAGCCACAATAACAACATTAGctctaataacaacaacaacaacaactatagCAGTCTAGAATCGAATAAACACAACAGTAGTCATCACAGTAGCAgtaatcatcatcataatcacaatcacaacaacaacaatcatcatcaccatcatcattcaACATCAGCATCACATCAGCAACATAATCACAATAGCAATCACAGTAGCAATAGCAACAGCAACAATAACCACAACCATAACCAGTCACAACAAATTCACCCGCAATTGCAATCTTCACAACCGCAAATCATTCACCTACAAGCTCATTATAATCACAGCCATATTCAGGAGGACATTAAGCCCGTGCCACCGCCAATTGAGACAATTCCTGGTAAAAAATTGCCAGAGAAGCGACAACGGCCAACACTACCAAAGCTCTATGTGAAAAATAACTCTTCGAGCAGTAGTCATCATTCTAAGGTTTTAAGTAATTCACCAAATTTAGTAAATGGTAATTCACCAATTAGCGCTGCCATTAATGGAAATAAGGATTGCGGTCTGGAGCCGCAGAGTCCTCTATTTCATATAAg ATACAAAAGTCTCAGCAGTTTACAACTTACTCCAGATAGTAATTCTACAACTCCGATCTCAACGACTCCCAAaggaaaccaacaacaacaacaacacctaCAGACAACAGCTCAGCTACCAATGCCATTACAACAAGATGTCATCAAAAgtagcagcaacaacaacatacataacatcaacaacaacaacaacgccaacgccaacaacaacaataataataataataatcagctATTATCAAAAAGTGCAAGTAGTACGGGTGGTGCTCGAGAAGGTACCTTAGATTCGTCACGCAGTGGCGGACGAACTTCAGGCGATTCTAAATTACCCGAAAAGAAGACACGACGCCTATCGCGACCACGCAGTCTATCGAATTTAGTTTGGGACTTGAGGCCATCCaaagagaagtcgaaaaagaaattatatattcATCATTTCGATCATCGCCAACAGGCGACATTGTATCTGTAG